In Poecilia reticulata strain Guanapo unplaced genomic scaffold, Guppy_female_1.0+MT scaffold_1527, whole genome shotgun sequence, the DNA window cagATCTCCTCTGTCTGtcacaggaggaagaggaggagctcaGACCATGATGAAGGTCTCTGATCAGACTCAACTTCTAGCGGCTCTGACGTCATTAAATGTGGCGAAACTTAAAGCAAATAGTCAGTTTAATTGCGCCATCTAGTGATTAAATGTGTTACTGCAGCTGCCTGAAGGAAATGTTGAGAGGaataagaattaaaaacaaatcaatgtttACATCTGTGGCTTatgtatttttacatgtattttctCTGAAGTAATGTTTAATGACCAAATATTACACACTAATTAAACCCATAAGAAAactagttatttaaaaatatgacttgGAGATTTTAATACATGTGCAActatataaaaataagacaacAATAAACATCTGAAACTTCGTCAGCTGGTTTATCAATCAATTGAATCTAAAACTTCAGAGCAAATATTAGTTTTCTAAAGCTTTCTTTGTGTAAACACCAGACAAACTTACaggtctttttttaatattaccaCTTGACTCCAAATaaagaatcagaatcagaacaaACAGAAGGGAGGAAGGAGAACCAGGTTAaatcaaattaacttttatttttaattcagtttacaAACTGAAGTCTGTAGAACTGATTTATTGGTTTCTGGTACAAAACWGCAAAAAATGGACCATGAAAAAGTTMTTYAATCACAAACMWAMCAAACAAAMRAAARAMAARMAARMWAWSCATRYWTMYTKMMTKAWTYAKWMMRAAMAAARAAAAGAAATTAAATCTCATGAACAACATCTGAGCCAAGCTGGACGTTTCCTCTGAGGCTCCACCATCTTTGGGTTTCTCCCCAGCTCTACGGCTCCTTTCAGAATCACTTCCTGGGGTCTAAGAGGAMMCAGGACTTTATACTGAGGTCCAAACTGATCAGTGATGTGCTGACGTAGAATCTGGCTCTCAGYCAAWCCTCCCACTAACACAATAAACCCAATGTTGAGATTTTTGTYTAATATTTCTCTAAGRSTSTTKGTRATTCCCTGCAGACTCTTATTATAGAAAGATCTCAGTTTCTCTCTGGAGATTCTGATGGATCCATCATCCCAGGACGCTCCATTTACTGAATCAAAGAAAGTTTCAATCTCTTTMTKTTTYTGAGCCAACATGACCAGGTTACCCGGGCAACTGATCTGAACATC includes these proteins:
- the LOC103461439 gene encoding heat shock 70 kDa protein 12B-like; the protein is MEPEETIVLLETQRDGKRYLVVDCGDKNISFTVHDVLEGGXLKKLHVNSKIDLGEKTVEKXFNQFLREIFCDGVWNNYEQNFPNEVQXMMYDFIRLKHXDEDVQISCPGNLVMLAQKXKEIETFFDSVNGASWDDGSIRISREKLRSFYNKSLQGITXXLREILBKNLNIGFIVLVGGLXESQILRQHITDQFGPQYKVLXPLRPQEVILKGAVELGRNPKMVEPQRKRPAWLRCCS